In one Mastacembelus armatus chromosome 19, fMasArm1.2, whole genome shotgun sequence genomic region, the following are encoded:
- the vstm4b gene encoding V-set and transmembrane domain-containing protein 4: MKISSVVFALLTRALFGDLCKAINVTITPSPFTVAQEGQNITLSCVVSQRRRNTALPVVKWTFLPAGKDHPEDELLIARVNMRKARFYGNYTKSFQWPKLKLTVVKQGKIYDLLILNVSEGDQGLYMCRVQEFKKHQDRWKASSNCTAATELRVHVLPDTKAKDGLWSLFEDVYLYAVLICSVGLLCMCMFTVTISCQYVQRKQSLKDKYHLVKSPQNSSGETVTSLVSVSPALPKKERRYRKKKSRDYQEEIPPEIPAKAPIGDKTRKPKLLKPQPRKIVLPKIVEESLTYAELDLVKPIPETKASRSGTVYAQIMFGEQQL, from the exons ATGAAGATCTCCTCTGTGGTCTTCGCTCTCTTGACTCGAGCACTGTTTGGAG ATTTGTGTAAAGCCATCAACGTCACCATCACCCCTTCCCCTTTCACTGTGGCCCAGGAGGGTCAAAATATCACACTCTCCTGTGTTGTGTCCCAACGACGGCGAAATACCGCTTTACCAGTAGTGAAATGGACCTTCCTTCCAGCGGGAAAAGACCATCCAGAGGACGAACTCCTCATCGCCCGAGTCAACATGAGAAAGGCCCGTTTTTATGGCAACTACACAAAGAGTTTCCAATGGCCCAAACTGAAGCTGACGGTGGTGAAGCAGGGGAAGATCTATGACCTGCTGATCTTGAATGTGTCAGAAGGAGACCAGGGCCTCTACATGTGTCGGGTGCAGGAGTTTAAAAAGCACCAAGATCGCTGGAAGGCTTCGTCTAACTGCACTGCTGCTACTGAGCTCAGAG TACATGTTCTACCAGACACCAAGGCCAAAGATGGACTGTGGAGCTTGTTTGAAG aTGTGTACTTGTATGCAGTGTTGATCTGTTCAGTTGGTctgctgtgcatgtgcatgttcaCCGTGACGATATCCTGCCAGTATGTACAGAGGAAACAGAGCTTAAAAG ATAAGTACCACTTGGTCAAAAGCCCTCAGAACAG CTCAGGAGAGACAGTCACCAGTTTGGTCAGTGTCTCTCCAGCTCTTCCTAAGAAGGAGAGGAGgtacaggaagaaaaagagcagAGACTACCAAGAGGAGATACCACCTGAGATACCAGCAAAAG ctccCATTGGAGACAAAACACGGAAACCCAAACTTTTAAAACCACAACCAAGGAAAATAGTGTTG CCGAAGATAGTGGAGGAGAGTCTGACCTATGCAGAGCTGGATCTGGTGAAGCCAATTCCAGAAACCAAGGCATCACGTAGCGGCACCGTGTATGCTCAGATAATGTTTGGAGAGCAACAGCTATGA